A genomic window from Deinococcota bacterium includes:
- a CDS encoding VOC family protein, whose translation MKKVNPYLNFGGNTEEVFAFYKSVFGGEFLSVMRFRDLSDNAMNVPEEDQDKIAHIALPLGKDNMLMGTDTLESLGQSLRVGNNFYLVLEAESAEEAERLFNALSEGGQIEMPLQKTEWAEKYGICADKFGVQWMVDYTGDASFSGTS comes from the coding sequence ATGAAAAAAGTCAACCCCTACCTCAACTTTGGCGGCAACACCGAAGAGGTCTTCGCTTTCTACAAGTCTGTGTTCGGTGGCGAGTTTCTCAGCGTGATGCGCTTCAGGGACCTTTCCGACAACGCGATGAACGTACCCGAAGAGGACCAGGACAAGATCGCCCACATCGCGCTGCCCCTCGGCAAGGACAACATGCTCATGGGGACGGACACGCTGGAGTCCCTGGGGCAGTCCTTGAGGGTCGGGAACAACTTCTACCTCGTTCTCGAGGCCGAAAGCGCAGAAGAAGCGGAAAGGCTTTTTAACGCACTCTCAGAGGGCGGCCAAATCGAGATGCCCCTGCAAAAGACCGAGTGGGCCGAGAAGTACGGCATTTGCGCCGACAAGTTTGGCGTTCAGTGGATGGTGGACTACACCGGGGACGCGAGCTTCTCCGGCACTTCGTAG
- a CDS encoding alpha/beta hydrolase: protein MEAATELEPAESGRVEANGVNYYYEIHGQGEPLLLLHGGLGSIEMFGPVLPMLVEDRRVIAVDLHGHGRTPLGDRKISLIDIGDDMALLLNELGHQEVDVLGYSFGAGVGFRLAVQHPEMVRRLAIVSAGFAQEGYYPEMLPQQAQVGAGMAEMMKDTPMYRSYAAVAPNPDEFPELLDRMGELMRTPYHWADDAKELTMPVMLVYGDSDMFRPEHIVEFYQLLGGGLRDAGWMRENMSQNRLAILPDLTHYEIFMAPAMVRAVLPFLSGESGTKSWAEQTEQED, encoded by the coding sequence ATGGAAGCTGCAACCGAACTCGAGCCCGCTGAGAGTGGCCGCGTCGAAGCCAACGGCGTCAACTATTACTACGAGATTCACGGACAAGGTGAGCCGCTGCTCTTGCTCCACGGCGGACTCGGGTCGATCGAGATGTTTGGGCCGGTGCTGCCGATGTTGGTGGAAGACCGGCGCGTGATCGCCGTTGACTTGCACGGCCACGGCCGTACACCGCTGGGTGATCGCAAGATTAGCCTGATCGATATTGGTGACGACATGGCGCTGCTGTTAAACGAACTTGGCCATCAGGAGGTTGACGTACTCGGATATTCATTCGGTGCCGGGGTGGGCTTCCGGCTCGCCGTGCAGCACCCCGAGATGGTGCGACGGCTGGCGATTGTTTCAGCCGGCTTCGCGCAGGAAGGATACTATCCCGAGATGCTGCCACAGCAGGCGCAGGTGGGCGCGGGCATGGCGGAGATGATGAAGGACACGCCCATGTATCGGTCCTATGCGGCTGTCGCCCCGAACCCGGACGAGTTCCCGGAATTGCTCGACCGAATGGGCGAGCTGATGCGGACGCCCTACCATTGGGCCGATGACGCGAAGGAACTCACCATGCCGGTCATGCTCGTCTATGGCGACAGCGACATGTTCCGGCCCGAACACATTGTTGAGTTCTACCAGCTTCTCGGCGGCGGCCTGAGAGACGCTGGCTGGATGCGCGAGAACATGTCGCAGAACCGGCTGGCGATCCTGCCCGACCTGACGCATTACGAAATTTTCATGGCGCCCGCGATGGTCAGGGCCGTGCTGCCCTTCCTGAGCGGAGAGAGCGGGACGAAGAGCTGGGCCGAACAGACGGAGCAGGAGGACTGA
- a CDS encoding VOC family protein, whose protein sequence is MQKITPNLWFDDQAEEAVQFYTSLFKGSKVSEVARYDKAAAEASGRPQGSAMTVDFQLAGQDFVALNGGPHFKFTPAISFFVTLGSEADVDALWEKLAAGGSVLMPFQAYDWSEKYGWLIDKYGLSWQIALGKRDDVRQTNVPGVAGITPSLLFVGKQHGRAEEALRFYTSVFGDSSVTGIFHYSADESEPAGTVKHAQFSLEGQTFTVMDSSLTHDFTFTEAVSFIVNCESQEEVDTFWETLSAHPEAEQCGWLKDKFGVSWQIVPTTLPKLLSDADPEKSQRVMQAMLQMKKLDIAALERAYAQG, encoded by the coding sequence GTGCAAAAGATCACCCCCAACCTGTGGTTCGACGATCAAGCTGAAGAAGCGGTGCAGTTCTACACCTCACTCTTTAAGGGTTCAAAGGTGAGCGAGGTCGCGCGCTATGACAAGGCCGCAGCGGAGGCTTCCGGCAGGCCGCAGGGCAGCGCCATGACAGTAGACTTTCAGCTTGCCGGACAAGACTTTGTAGCGCTTAACGGCGGGCCTCACTTCAAGTTCACGCCCGCCATCTCGTTTTTCGTCACCTTGGGGAGCGAAGCAGACGTTGACGCGCTGTGGGAGAAGCTTGCAGCGGGTGGTAGCGTGCTCATGCCGTTCCAAGCGTATGACTGGAGCGAGAAATACGGCTGGCTTATTGATAAGTACGGCCTCTCTTGGCAGATTGCACTCGGCAAACGCGACGATGTGAGACAAACCAATGTACCCGGCGTAGCAGGTATCACCCCGTCGCTGCTCTTCGTCGGTAAGCAGCACGGCAGGGCTGAAGAAGCGCTGCGCTTTTACACCTCAGTGTTCGGGGACTCGAGTGTCACCGGCATCTTTCACTACAGTGCCGACGAGAGCGAACCGGCAGGGACCGTGAAACATGCTCAGTTCAGCCTTGAGGGTCAGACCTTCACGGTCATGGACAGCTCGCTAACGCACGACTTCACCTTCACCGAGGCCGTCTCGTTCATCGTCAACTGCGAATCGCAGGAAGAAGTCGATACCTTTTGGGAGACGCTCTCGGCACATCCCGAGGCGGAGCAGTGCGGCTGGCTGAAGGATAAGTTCGGGGTGTCGTGGCAGATCGTCCCTACGACGTTACCCAAGCTCCTCAGCGACGCCGACCCCGAGAAGTCGCAGCGGGTCATGCAGGCCATGCTCCAGATGAAGAAACTCGACATCGCGGCGCTCGAGCGGGCATACGCACAAGGATAA